A genomic region of Methanosarcina thermophila TM-1 contains the following coding sequences:
- a CDS encoding radical SAM protein, which translates to MSSDALSPFLPPPILKGYMYGAQEAREARNSNRLLAIRLETNKSCNLRCRYCYAQSGEGSAKIADINSLKQIVSEAKELGIKSVVVIGGGEPTLHPNFRDLVAHIDSLGLIPVVFSNTVLITEELAEFLYEHNASVMGKLDSLKPEIQDYLAGKEGASEEIRKGLENLLKAGFSKPAVPGELRLGVSFVSNKMNLREIEEIWHFCRQNNIFPNMEILTPTGRANDELQDKLLTADEIKEYKLKLLEIDRKYYGYDWLPYTPITASGCLQHLYSLYINIEGNVRPCAPTKFDAHPALRVDGEYPYNINKKSLREIYYSDLFTYVRNIDKVLEGRCKNCEHMEECIGCRGYAYSIGVNNGAHPLEALRMECQQCFK; encoded by the coding sequence ATTGAAGGGCTATATGTATGGAGCACAGGAAGCCCGTGAGGCTCGGAACTCAAATAGACTTTTAGCCATACGCCTTGAAACGAACAAATCATGTAACCTCCGCTGCCGCTACTGCTATGCACAGAGTGGAGAGGGTTCGGCAAAAATAGCAGATATTAATTCCCTCAAACAGATAGTTTCGGAAGCAAAAGAACTCGGGATCAAGTCCGTAGTCGTGATAGGAGGAGGAGAACCGACACTGCATCCGAATTTCAGAGATTTGGTTGCTCATATTGATTCCCTGGGATTAATCCCTGTTGTTTTCTCGAATACGGTTTTAATAACCGAGGAACTTGCAGAATTCCTGTACGAACACAACGCCTCAGTAATGGGAAAGCTGGATTCCCTTAAGCCTGAAATTCAGGATTATCTGGCAGGGAAAGAAGGAGCCTCAGAAGAAATCAGAAAAGGGCTTGAAAACCTTCTTAAAGCAGGTTTTTCAAAACCGGCTGTGCCTGGGGAACTCCGCCTGGGAGTTTCTTTCGTCAGTAATAAAATGAATCTGAGAGAAATAGAAGAGATCTGGCATTTCTGCAGGCAAAACAATATCTTCCCCAATATGGAGATCCTAACGCCTACAGGCAGGGCAAATGATGAACTCCAGGATAAGCTGCTGACAGCTGATGAGATAAAGGAATATAAGTTAAAACTGCTGGAAATTGACCGTAAATATTACGGGTACGACTGGCTGCCCTACACACCAATTACTGCGAGCGGTTGCCTTCAGCATCTTTATAGCCTGTATATCAACATAGAAGGGAATGTCCGACCCTGTGCGCCTACAAAATTTGATGCACATCCTGCGCTAAGAGTTGACGGGGAATATCCCTACAATATAAACAAAAAGAGCCTTCGGGAGATTTATTATTCTGATCTCTTCACATATGTCCGAAATATCGATAAAGTGCTTGAGGGAAGATGCAAGAACTGTGAACATATGGAAGAGTGCATAGGCTGCCGGGGATATGCCTACAGCATAGGAGTAAACAATGGTGCCCACCCTCTCGAAGCCCTGAGAATGGAGTGCCAGCAGTGTTTCAAATAA
- a CDS encoding L-histidine N(alpha)-methyltransferase, with product MEIEKKLIECLKNHELPDYLLYTGAGGTKNWLELDRSRTFPVARQLTSLLEKNLESLLRFIPTGMSLVSVGVGSGEKEELLLKALIRKNLAEPPASGEVPICYYPVDINSEFVDLALAKVRDLPVEKRGVAGFIEDIATFKKTGACRFFSAFWGTPFAITSQNSFFSLSVKHLGRRIYFSWMPAFSLLKVWKHNL from the coding sequence ATGGAGATAGAGAAAAAACTCATTGAATGCTTGAAGAATCACGAACTCCCTGATTATCTTCTATATACAGGTGCTGGCGGAACAAAAAACTGGCTGGAACTGGATAGATCCAGGACATTTCCTGTAGCCAGGCAGCTCACATCCCTTCTGGAGAAAAATCTTGAATCACTATTGAGATTTATTCCGACAGGCATGAGCCTTGTAAGTGTTGGAGTGGGAAGTGGGGAAAAAGAGGAACTTCTTCTCAAAGCACTCATAAGGAAAAATCTGGCTGAACCCCCAGCTTCAGGAGAAGTGCCGATATGCTATTATCCTGTTGATATAAACAGCGAATTTGTGGATCTTGCCCTTGCTAAGGTCAGGGACCTGCCTGTCGAAAAGAGAGGAGTAGCTGGGTTCATAGAGGATATAGCGACCTTTAAAAAAACTGGCGCTTGCCGGTTCTTTTCTGCATTCTGGGGAACACCTTTTGCAATTACGAGCCAGAATTCATTCTTCAGCTTGTCCGTAAAACACTTGGGTAGGAGGATTTATTTCTCTTGGATGCCAGCCTTCTCCCTGCTGAAGGTCTGGAAGCACAATCTTTAG